The Klebsiella aerogenes KCTC 2190 region CAGCCAGCAATGATAACGAATCCCTGGCGGGCGCGGCGCAGGTTGCCGGCCTGAAAGTGGTTGAGACCGGCTGGTTCGGCCGTGACAACCTGCCGGAGGAGCTGAACTTCAAGCCGGTTGCCGATGCTATCTTTAATGGCGGTCTGGTGGGTGAAAACGGCGCGCCGGGTAGTAACTCCGATATCATTACCGTTGACGGCGATCGCGCCTTTGTTCTGCGCATTAGCGAGCACAAAGCGGAAAGCGTTAAGCCGCTGGCGGAAGTGAAAGCGCAGGTGACTGATATCGTGAAGCGCAATAAAGCGGAACAGCAGGCGAAACTGGATGCTGACAAACTGTTAGCCGCCCTGAAAGCGGGCAAAGGTGATGAAGCGATGAAAGCCGCAGGGCTGAGCTTCGGTGCAGCGCAGACGCTGTCCCGTACCGGCCAGGATCCACTGAGTCAGGCTGCATTCTCTTTGCCGCTGCCGCAGAAAGATAAAGCCAGCTACGGCGTAGGCAGCGATGCTAAAGGCAACGTAGTATTGCTGGCGCTGGATGAAGTAAAAGCGGGCGCTATGCCAGAAGAGCAGAAGAAAGCGATGGTGCAGGGTATTACCCAGAATAATGCGCAAATCGCATTCGAAGCGTTGATGAGCAATCTGCGTAAAGAAGCCAAAATCAAGCTCGGCGATATCATCGACCAGCAGCAATAATTTCGCGCCGCCTCGCAAAACAAGGTAACGCGATGCAATACTTAAAGGCCGCTTTCGCGGCCTTTTCCATTTCCGCAATCTGCCTTTTGTACTCCTTTTTTGTAGCCGCTATCGTGACCTTGCTGTCTACAAACAAGGAGATAACAGCATGAACAGAGGAATGAAAATGGTTATTGTCGCCGTGTTGCTGGCTTGTGCGGCGGGTTCTCAGGGGGCGCTGGCGGCATCGGCGAGCGGCAAGGCGGCATCGGCAAAAGAAACTATTCAGGCGCCGCAGACGAAAATGCCGGAGGAGGTCAAAACGGCGGATACCCACGGCACGCAGGTTAGCATCAATAATGCCAGCGCGGAGGAGTTAGCACAGGCTATGAACGGCGTTGGGCTCAAGAAAGCGCAGGCAATCGTCAGCTACCGCGAAGAATATGGGCCGTTTAAGACTCTCGACGATCTTAAACAGGTCCCTGGGATGGGCAGTTCACTGGTAGAGAGAAATCTGTCACATCTGACGCTGTAATTTTCGCCTGTTGGTTTGCACAGTGGCAAATCTTTGCCATGCTAAAGAGGTTACATCATCTGGTGTGACCTCTTACCTGATTAACAACAATAATAGTAAGGCATGTGCGCTATGCAGACTCAAATTAAAGTTCGCGGTTATCACCTGGATGTTTACCAGCACGTTAACAATGCTCGTTATCTGGAGTTTCTCGAAGAGGCGCGCTGGGATGGGCTGGAGAGTAGTCCGGCGTTTCACTGGATGACCAGCCATAACATCGCTTTTGTGGTGGTCAATATCAATATTAATTATCGTCGCCCGGCGGTACTTGGCGACGTGCTCACCGTGACCAGTAAGCTTGAGCAGTTGAACGGCAAAAGCGGCACCCTTAGTCAGGTTGTGACCCTTAACCCTAACGGTGAAGTGGTGGCCGATGCGCTGATTACCTTTGTCTGCATTGATTTGAAAACGCAGAAGGCGCAGCCGCTGGAAGGGGAGTTGTGCGAAAAGCTCGACCAGATGAATTTACGCTAATAACAGTCGGACCGCGGAGAGTTGCGAACCCGTAGCCCGGTAAGCGAAGCGCCACCGGACTGAACTTAAGCTTCGTGCCAGTCGTTTCCCGGAGGCGGCGCCTGACGCGCCTTTTCCGGGCTACCGGCTGGTGGGACGCTGTGAATCCGTAGCCCCGGTAAGCGAAGCGCCACCGGGGAGGTCAACTTAAGCTTCGTGCCCCTGGCCCAGCCCGGTTTTTTGCTTCATTTGCGCCATCACGCCGGCCTTATCGCCCAGATACTGATTCAAGCCGTTGGCGCGCAGGTTGCAGGCCGCACACTGGCCGCAGCCGTCGCCCTTGATGCCGTTATAGCAGGTGAGCGTTTCGCGGCGAACCAGATCCAACTGGCCCCAATAATCGGCCAGCGCCCAGGTCTCGGCTTTGTTGAGCCACATCAGCGGCGTTTCAAAGCGAATGTCTTTCGCCATACCAAGGCTAACCGCGTGGTGCAGCGCTTTAACAAATTCGTCGCGGCAGTCCGGGTAACCGGAGAAGTCGGTCTCGCAAACGCCGGTAATAATCGCTTCGGCCTTAACCTGATAGGCGTAGATCGCCGTCAGGGTTAAAAACAGAATATTGCGACCTGGAACGAAGGTATTCGGAATACCATCGGCATCCGGCTCGTAATCCGGTACCGGAATGCTATCGCGGGTCAGGCTGCTCACCGCCAGTTCGTTAAGCAGCGTAACGTCCAGCACTTTGTGCGCCACCGCGCCCAGTTTTAGCGCCAGCTCGCGAGCCACGTCAATCTCGGCGCGGTGGCGTTGGCCATAATCAAAAGTGACGCAATGCACTTCATCATACTGTTCCAGTGCCTGCACCAGGCAGGTTGTTGAGTCTTGTCCTCCGCTGAAGACAACTACGGCGCGTTTCATAGCAATTCCTGACTAAATAAGTGAAAGCGTTATGGTACCGTCAGACGCTCGCGGCGACCAGCTCTCTCACGCCGATGATGCCGGTAGCCAGGCGCTGGCAAAGTCGAACCACCCTCTGGCATTAAGGCGCAGGCCATTAACCCCCGGCGGCGCGCTGATGCGGTAATTGTATTTGAATAACGGCGTCATGATGGCGTCATCCATCAGCGTATTGAAGACGTTGCGCAGGGCATCGTTGCGGCTACGCGCTTCGGGCTGCGCCTGCACGGCATCTAACGTTGCCTGGAGGTGCGCATATTGCGCCCCGGTCAGCAAATGGGGCCATAGCGTATCGCAGCGCAGCCACTGCTCAAGGGTATATTCCGGCGCTTCGCCAATCAGTCGGTCGCCCATCATCATATCGGCCTGCGCCAGATACCGGCAGCCGTCCCAATTTTTGGCGTCGTGAAAAATGAGCGTCAGTTCGCAGCCGAGAGTGGCGAGGCGCAGTTTCAGTTGCTCAGCCATTGTGTGTAATTCGACCGGCAAATGATAGAGCAGGGTGAGTTGGGGCGGCAACGGCACCTCATGGTTTTCCGGGCCCTGGGGAATGGACCAGCCCGGTAGCACTTCATGGCTCGGCGTAATCAGATCTTCATCCAGCGGTAGCGTTTCCAGCAACGACGAGCGGTGGATAATCGAAATCAGCCGCTGGGCCTGCGCTTTACTGAGACGTGGACTCTGACGCAGGGTCAAATAGCAGAAGCCGAGGCTGATGCTATTGCTCACCTGGCGCAAATTATTGAGCTCTTCGGGATCGCCGATGGTGATCTGTACTGGATGGCGACAGCTGGTGCCGAGATCGCTTTCGAATAGCTGCGGCGTGATCCAATATTCTACCGCCTGGATCAGCGGATGCTGTAAATGGTAGCGGGGATGGTTCTCCAGCCGGACCAGATCCGGGCCAAAAAGCTTTATTCGGAACGGACCGCTACCGAGCGCCGGATCATCAGGATGCGCCAGCACGCTGCAATAGCTGGCTAAACGGAACGGTAGCCAGTAGTCCGGGCGATGCAGCGTAATCGTCAAACATTGGGCGTGGGTGACATCGATACGGCTGATGCTGGCAAAGAGGGTGCGGAGAGCCGGGAGTTCCAGGAGCAACAGTAGTCTTTGCTGCAGCTGTGAGGTTTTCACGGTATCGCCGTTATGCCAACACAGGGTAGAGCGGATATAAAAGTGCCAGCGCAGCCCATCGGGTGATACCTGCCAGTGGTGTGCCAGATCGCCCACCGGCGTATTGTCGCTATCGTCGAAACGCGTCAGGCCGGAATAGATCTGCCCGGCCAAATGTTGTTCCGCACGACCGGGCAGAAAGCCGGGGCGCAGCGGTTCCAGTGGACGGTAGTAAGGTATACGCAGCGTCGGGGTATTGTTTTGCCACTGGCCGCCGAGGAAGGGGTGCAACAACGCTTTCAGCTCAACCGGCGCCAGCTGCGCCAGCTCCAGCGCGTTTTGTTGCTGACCCTTATTCAGCGCCTGTTCCATCATCTCGTTACGCAAACTTTCCGGGGTTTTGTAAAAACAGAGCATTCCGCGCTTGCCGCGCCCGGAGCTGGCCTGCCAGCTTAACCAGCCGGCCTCCTGAGCCTGGCGCAACAGCGTACGGATATGACGCTCGCTACAAAAGCAGCGTTCAGCCAGCTCGCCAACGGTCACCTGCTGCGGAGCGCCGGACGACGGCTGCCAAAGGCGCTGGTACTGATTTAAACGATTTAATAATCTCATTTGCCGAAAACCCGGAACAATAAAAAATATCTATTCACTATTACTTCCGTATATCTCAGGCGATACTGCAACACAAGCGAAACCCATCACACATCGGGGAAAATACCATGGCAAAACTGGCGGCATTTGATATGGACGGCACCCTGCTGATGCCGGACCATCGTCTCGGAGAACAGACTCTGACGGCGCTGAGACGGCTGCGTGAACGCGATATCGCCCTGACCTTTGCCACCGGTCGCCATGCTCTGGAAATGCACCATGTGATCGGCGAGTTTTCCCTTGATGCTTTTCTGATTACCGGTAACGGCACGCGCATCCATTCACTGGAAGGTGAAGAGCTGTATCGCCAGGATCTGAATCCGGAAGTGGCGGAAGAGGTGCTGCACAGCGTGTGGGATACTCAGGCGAGTATGCACGTTTTCAATGATGGCGGCTGGTTTACCGGCCAGGCAAGGCCGGAACTGCTCCGGGCTCACGCCTTCAGCGGCTTTCATTATCAACTGCGCGATCCGAAACGGATGCCGGCGCATCACGTCACCAAGATCTGTTTCTGCGGCGATCATGACGATCTGCGCCGCCTGCGGATCCAGCTAAATGACGTGCTAGGCGATCGCGCGTTTCTTTGTTTCTCGGCGATGGATTGTCTGGAGGTACTGCCGGTCGGCTGTAATAAAGGAGCCGCGCTGGCGGTGCTGAGCCAGCACTTAGGTTTCACTTTGCAGGACTGTATGGCATTTGGTGATGCAATGAACGATCGCGAGATGCTTGGTAGCGTAGGGCGAGGCTTCATTATGGGCAACGCGATGCCGCAGCTCAAAGCTGAACTGCCGCATCTACCGATCATCGGAGACTGCCGTCATCAGGCTGTTTCCCATTTCTTAACACATTGGCTGGATAATCCTGATCTTCCTTATTCCCCCGAATAGAGAGACCCTACCAGCAAGCCGGATAGCGTTCTATCCGGCTTTTTTTATTGTGCGCCGCTTAGTTGCATAATCTGCTCCTGCCACGGGGTAATATCGCCGATATTTGCCGCGACCCACTGCGGGTTGTAATAGCTTTCGAGATAACGTTCGCCGCTGTCGCACAACAGGGTGACGATGGAACCCTGGCGTCCTTCATCGCGCATGCGCGTGGCCAGTTGCAGCACGCCCCACATATTGGTACCGGTGGAGGCGCCGACTTTTCTTCCAAGCTGCGTTTCCAGCCACAGGGCGGTAGCGATGCTGGCGGCATCCGGAACGCGCAGCATCTCATCGACGACGTCAGGAATAAACGATGGCTCGACGCGCGGACGGCCAATCCCTTCGATCTTGCTGCCGACCGGGCTGCGCAGGCTGGCGTCGCGGCTTTGCCAGTAATCGAGGAACACCGAATTCTGCGGGTCGACGACCATCAGTTGCGTCTCGTAACCCTGGCAGCGAATATAGCGGCCGATGGTTGCAGAAGTACCGCCGGTACCCGCGCTCATGACGATCCACGACGGCTGTGGATACGGCTCGTGGGTCATCTGGCGGAAAATGCTGTCGGCGATATTGTTATTGCCGCGCCAGTCGGTGGCGCGCTCGGCGAAGGTGAACTGATCCATATAGTGGCCATTCAACTCGCGCGCCAGCATTTCGGAAGCAGCATAGATTTCGCAGGCGTTGTCGACGAAATGACAGCGTCCGCCATAAAATTCAATCTGTTCGATTTTACGTTTCGCCGTGCAGGAGGGCATCACGGCAATAAACGGCAGGCCCAGCAGGCGAGCAAAATAGGCTTCTGAGACCGCCGTCGAACCCGAAGACGATTCGATAATCGTGGTGCCTTCTTTGATCCATCCGTTGCACAGGCCATAGAGAAACAGCGAGCGCGCCAGTCGGTGCTTAAGGCTACCGGTTGGATGCGTACTCTCATCTTTCAGATAAATAGGGATCCCCGGAAAACCAGGCAACGCCAGGCGGATCAGGTGCGTATCGGCGGAACGCTGATAGTCGGCGTTAATTTCACTAATGGCATGTTTTACCCAGGCGCTGTTCATCTCGGATTCCTGTTTGTCATTTTGTGCCCAGCTTAGCGGATTGTGCGGGAAAAATTGTTGCTATTTGGCCTTTCAATTACAATTACGGGAGTAAATTATTCTCTCTGGTGGCCTTATGTTAGATAAAATTGACCGTAAGCTGCTCTCATTGCTGCAAACTGACTGCACCCTCTCTTTGCAGGCGCTGGCGGATGCCGTTAATCTGACCACCACGCCCTGCTGGAAACGGCTCAAGCGTCTTGAGGACGAAGGCATCCTGCGCGAGCGCGTGGCCATCCTGGATGCGGAAAAGCTGGGGCTCGGATTAACCGCCTTTGTGTTGATAAAAACCCAGCACCACAGCAGTGACTGGTACTGCCGTTTTGTCAGCGAAGTGTCGCAAATGGCGGAAGTGCTGGGTTTCTGGCGTATGGCCGGCGAGTACGACTACCTGCTACGGGTACAGGTCGCGGATATGAAGCGCTATGACGACTTTTATAAACGTCTGGTGAACAGCGTGCCGGGGCTGTCGGATGTCACTTCGAGTTTTGCCATGGAACAGATAAAATACACCACGGCCTTGCCTATTGATTAACGGCTTTTTGCCGCCACGAATTATACATTCAGGATTTTACCGTTTGCGATTATTTGCTCAACTTAGCTGGTACTTTCGCCGGGA contains the following coding sequences:
- a CDS encoding helix-hairpin-helix domain-containing protein; translated protein: MNRGMKMVIVAVLLACAAGSQGALAASASGKAASAKETIQAPQTKMPEEVKTADTHGTQVSINNASAEELAQAMNGVGLKKAQAIVSYREEYGPFKTLDDLKQVPGMGSSLVERNLSHLTL
- a CDS encoding YbgC/FadM family acyl-CoA thioesterase, with translation MQTQIKVRGYHLDVYQHVNNARYLEFLEEARWDGLESSPAFHWMTSHNIAFVVVNININYRRPAVLGDVLTVTSKLEQLNGKSGTLSQVVTLNPNGEVVADALITFVCIDLKTQKAQPLEGELCEKLDQMNLR
- the queC gene encoding 7-cyano-7-deazaguanine synthase QueC — its product is MKRAVVVFSGGQDSTTCLVQALEQYDEVHCVTFDYGQRHRAEIDVARELALKLGAVAHKVLDVTLLNELAVSSLTRDSIPVPDYEPDADGIPNTFVPGRNILFLTLTAIYAYQVKAEAIITGVCETDFSGYPDCRDEFVKALHHAVSLGMAKDIRFETPLMWLNKAETWALADYWGQLDLVRRETLTCYNGIKGDGCGQCAACNLRANGLNQYLGDKAGVMAQMKQKTGLGQGHEA
- a CDS encoding SgrR family transcriptional regulator is translated as MRLLNRLNQYQRLWQPSSGAPQQVTVGELAERCFCSERHIRTLLRQAQEAGWLSWQASSGRGKRGMLCFYKTPESLRNEMMEQALNKGQQQNALELAQLAPVELKALLHPFLGGQWQNNTPTLRIPYYRPLEPLRPGFLPGRAEQHLAGQIYSGLTRFDDSDNTPVGDLAHHWQVSPDGLRWHFYIRSTLCWHNGDTVKTSQLQQRLLLLLELPALRTLFASISRIDVTHAQCLTITLHRPDYWLPFRLASYCSVLAHPDDPALGSGPFRIKLFGPDLVRLENHPRYHLQHPLIQAVEYWITPQLFESDLGTSCRHPVQITIGDPEELNNLRQVSNSISLGFCYLTLRQSPRLSKAQAQRLISIIHRSSLLETLPLDEDLITPSHEVLPGWSIPQGPENHEVPLPPQLTLLYHLPVELHTMAEQLKLRLATLGCELTLIFHDAKNWDGCRYLAQADMMMGDRLIGEAPEYTLEQWLRCDTLWPHLLTGAQYAHLQATLDAVQAQPEARSRNDALRNVFNTLMDDAIMTPLFKYNYRISAPPGVNGLRLNARGWFDFASAWLPASSA
- the cof gene encoding HMP-PP phosphatase → MAKLAAFDMDGTLLMPDHRLGEQTLTALRRLRERDIALTFATGRHALEMHHVIGEFSLDAFLITGNGTRIHSLEGEELYRQDLNPEVAEEVLHSVWDTQASMHVFNDGGWFTGQARPELLRAHAFSGFHYQLRDPKRMPAHHVTKICFCGDHDDLRRLRIQLNDVLGDRAFLCFSAMDCLEVLPVGCNKGAALAVLSQHLGFTLQDCMAFGDAMNDREMLGSVGRGFIMGNAMPQLKAELPHLPIIGDCRHQAVSHFLTHWLDNPDLPYSPE
- a CDS encoding PLP-dependent cysteine synthase family protein; the protein is MNSAWVKHAISEINADYQRSADTHLIRLALPGFPGIPIYLKDESTHPTGSLKHRLARSLFLYGLCNGWIKEGTTIIESSSGSTAVSEAYFARLLGLPFIAVMPSCTAKRKIEQIEFYGGRCHFVDNACEIYAASEMLARELNGHYMDQFTFAERATDWRGNNNIADSIFRQMTHEPYPQPSWIVMSAGTGGTSATIGRYIRCQGYETQLMVVDPQNSVFLDYWQSRDASLRSPVGSKIEGIGRPRVEPSFIPDVVDEMLRVPDAASIATALWLETQLGRKVGASTGTNMWGVLQLATRMRDEGRQGSIVTLLCDSGERYLESYYNPQWVAANIGDITPWQEQIMQLSGAQ
- a CDS encoding Lrp/AsnC family transcriptional regulator, with amino-acid sequence MLDKIDRKLLSLLQTDCTLSLQALADAVNLTTTPCWKRLKRLEDEGILRERVAILDAEKLGLGLTAFVLIKTQHHSSDWYCRFVSEVSQMAEVLGFWRMAGEYDYLLRVQVADMKRYDDFYKRLVNSVPGLSDVTSSFAMEQIKYTTALPID